The following coding sequences lie in one Thermithiobacillus plumbiphilus genomic window:
- the fghA gene encoding S-formylglutathione hydrolase has protein sequence MELLAEHQCFDGAVHYYRHPSKACDAPMRFGIYLPPQASQGPLPVLYYLAGLTCTEETFLIKGGAQRLAAELGIILVAPDTSPRDTGIAGEDTDWDFGSGAGFYLDASEAPWAQHYRMYSYVTAELPALLAEHFPVDPQRHSIFGHSMGGHGALVCALKNPDRYRSVSAFAPIGAPMQSPWGEKAFSGYLGADRASWRAWDASELVREHQLASPILIDQGTADKFLHAQLKPELFEAACRESGQRLELRLQPGYDHSYYFISSFMAEHLRFHAAYLKA, from the coding sequence CTGGAACTGCTGGCCGAGCACCAGTGCTTTGATGGCGCGGTGCACTACTACCGACATCCCTCCAAGGCTTGCGATGCGCCGATGCGCTTTGGCATTTACCTGCCGCCGCAGGCCAGCCAGGGCCCGCTGCCGGTGCTCTATTATCTGGCGGGTCTGACATGCACCGAGGAGACTTTTCTGATCAAGGGCGGGGCCCAGCGCCTGGCCGCCGAACTCGGCATCATCCTGGTGGCGCCTGATACCAGCCCGCGCGATACCGGCATCGCGGGCGAGGACACGGACTGGGACTTCGGCAGCGGCGCGGGGTTTTATCTGGATGCCAGCGAGGCGCCCTGGGCGCAGCATTACCGCATGTACAGCTATGTCACGGCGGAACTGCCGGCGCTGCTGGCCGAGCATTTTCCTGTTGATCCCCAGCGCCATAGCATCTTCGGCCACTCCATGGGCGGGCATGGGGCGCTGGTCTGCGCCCTGAAAAACCCGGACCGCTACCGCTCCGTCTCGGCCTTCGCGCCCATCGGCGCACCGATGCAGAGTCCCTGGGGCGAGAAGGCCTTCTCGGGCTATCTTGGTGCGGATCGCGCAAGCTGGCGCGCCTGGGACGCCAGCGAACTGGTGCGCGAGCATCAACTGGCAAGCCCCATCCTGATCGATCAGGGCACGGCGGACAAATTCCTGCACGCGCAGCTCAAGCCCGAGCTTTTCGAAGCCGCCTGCCGCGAGTCCGGGCAAAGGCTCGAACTGCGCCTGCAACCAGGCTATGACCACAGCTATTACTTCATCTCAAGCTTCATGGCGGAGCACCTCCGCTTCCACGCAGCATATCTGAAAGCCTGA
- a CDS encoding dienelactone hydrolase family protein — protein MTQNEHALAEAGMREIAPGLSGYLALPAGEGPFPAVLVFIEAFGLNGHIQDVCRRLAGAGIAALAPDIYHGDVYSYEDMDGAISRLRTLDDDQVMREAGQALDHLANLDAVDAGALGVMGFCMGGRFAFLAHQRFGERSRAAACFYGAGIAPASDPFGRPALLDHIKDMHGPVALYYGAQDTSIHADEHGRIAEAFTTAHRDFLMRVFHNTGHGFFCDQRKSYKQSAAEEAWELTLGLFRRHLHDRP, from the coding sequence ATGACGCAAAATGAGCATGCGCTAGCTGAGGCTGGCATGCGCGAGATCGCACCGGGCCTGTCCGGTTATCTGGCCTTGCCGGCAGGCGAGGGGCCCTTCCCGGCGGTGCTGGTGTTCATCGAGGCCTTCGGGCTCAATGGGCATATTCAGGATGTCTGCCGGCGGCTCGCGGGTGCGGGCATCGCGGCCCTGGCGCCGGACATCTATCACGGGGACGTGTACAGCTATGAGGACATGGATGGCGCCATCTCGCGGCTCAGGACTCTGGATGACGATCAGGTGATGCGGGAAGCCGGGCAGGCCCTGGATCATCTGGCGAATCTCGACGCGGTGGATGCCGGCGCGCTCGGGGTGATGGGATTTTGTATGGGCGGGCGCTTCGCCTTTCTCGCGCACCAGCGCTTTGGCGAGCGCTCACGGGCGGCAGCCTGCTTCTATGGCGCCGGCATCGCACCGGCCAGCGATCCATTTGGCCGGCCCGCGTTGCTGGATCACATCAAGGACATGCATGGCCCGGTCGCGCTCTATTATGGCGCCCAGGACACCTCCATCCATGCCGATGAGCATGGCCGCATTGCCGAGGCCTTCACCACGGCGCATCGGGATTTTCTGATGCGCGTGTTTCACAACACCGGCCACGGCTTTTTCTGCGACCAGCGCAAGAGCTACAAGCAAAGCGCGGCCGAGGAGGCCTGGGAACTCACCCTTGGACTGTTTCGCCGCCACCTGCACGACCGGCCCTGA
- a CDS encoding WYL domain-containing protein — translation MSALLRQMSMLRLIPHAPHKITAEQLQKKLKNQGYSISLRSIQRDLQDLSVAFPLQSDERDKPFGWFWTKSAPLWDLPGMDLHTALAFHMAGELLHPIFPHSTMIHLQPHFDQAAVVLQQAGEASGPATWTERVRIAHRGQVLQPPVVLPEVQTTLETALLENRQVRVEYARHQQTETRAMQLNPLGLVYRDGVFYLVATAWQYTEPRHYALHRMRTANLLDSARELPQGFELGEYVRRSFQYPLVDQPIALRLWVSNSVARYLQEMPLHPDQRLQPAEDGMLLRATLEDSRQLRWWLLGIGDEVEVLAPEYLRAYFAQMCNNLHQRYQAPVADAVCGKEE, via the coding sequence ATGTCCGCCCTGCTGCGCCAGATGAGCATGCTGCGCCTGATCCCGCACGCACCCCATAAGATCACGGCCGAGCAGTTACAGAAAAAGCTGAAGAATCAGGGCTATTCAATCTCGCTGCGAAGCATTCAGCGGGATCTGCAGGATCTGTCGGTAGCCTTTCCGCTGCAAAGTGATGAGCGCGACAAGCCCTTTGGCTGGTTCTGGACAAAGAGCGCCCCGCTCTGGGACCTGCCCGGCATGGACCTGCATACTGCGCTGGCCTTTCACATGGCTGGTGAGTTACTGCACCCGATCTTCCCCCATAGCACGATGATCCATCTCCAGCCGCACTTTGATCAGGCTGCCGTCGTGTTGCAGCAGGCCGGGGAGGCTTCGGGGCCGGCTACCTGGACCGAACGGGTGCGCATCGCCCATCGCGGTCAGGTGCTGCAGCCTCCGGTGGTATTGCCCGAAGTGCAGACCACGCTCGAGACGGCCCTGCTGGAGAACCGGCAGGTGAGGGTCGAGTATGCGCGTCACCAGCAAACAGAGACCCGGGCCATGCAGCTCAATCCGCTGGGACTGGTGTATCGGGACGGCGTGTTCTATCTCGTGGCCACTGCCTGGCAGTACACCGAGCCCCGTCACTACGCCCTGCACCGCATGCGCACAGCAAACCTGCTCGACAGCGCGCGCGAGCTGCCCCAGGGCTTTGAGCTTGGCGAGTATGTGCGTCGCTCCTTTCAGTATCCGCTGGTAGACCAGCCCATCGCGCTCAGGCTCTGGGTCAGCAACTCGGTGGCCCGTTACCTCCAGGAGATGCCGCTGCACCCGGATCAGCGACTCCAGCCCGCTGAAGACGGCATGCTGCTGCGCGCCACGCTGGAAGACAGCCGGCAACTGCGCTGGTGGCTGCTGGGTATCGGCGATGAGGTCGAGGTGCTTGCACCCGAGTACCTGCGTGCCTACTTTGCGCAGATGTGCAATAACCTGCACCAACGCTATCAAGCCCCTGTAGCGGATGCGGTATGTGGGAAAGAGGAATAG
- a CDS encoding PD-(D/E)XK nuclease family protein yields the protein MPAAPATQRTFLEIAGFPHYENVCSNILAFYLDPAEAHGLGDLVLRALLAAAGHETVSSNPLTGVEVNREVPTANSKRLDLVIKNDDLLIGIENKIYAAPYNPFTEYESYLAGEQGSRTLVRILLSLYPTASVGGWVPVRYAQLFDQILAGLEACVPTADPKYLIFLTDFINSLRKLEKGTGMDKSFIDFINQSDNKKGVLQLCKAVKDLRNDMRSHLETLARDWPLPDCAKGLKWQFWPDPDSLADVLFLHLPLKTGNKLVLDLVLEPSGWRLDIRGEPRPAMTATARGILENLAITGWKEVSDGRFLLANFPGYGGDLGLISQAMNGWIEALCGSLVLAPVSK from the coding sequence CTGCCCGCGGCGCCCGCGACGCAACGGACCTTTCTTGAGATCGCGGGCTTCCCGCACTACGAGAACGTCTGCAGCAACATTCTCGCCTTCTACCTCGATCCCGCTGAAGCGCACGGATTGGGGGATCTGGTCTTGCGCGCCCTGCTAGCAGCGGCTGGCCATGAGACTGTCTCGTCGAATCCCTTGACCGGAGTGGAGGTCAATCGGGAGGTGCCGACAGCGAACAGCAAGCGTCTGGATCTGGTGATCAAGAACGACGATCTGCTCATCGGTATAGAGAACAAGATCTACGCCGCTCCCTACAATCCCTTTACTGAATACGAAAGCTATCTGGCAGGCGAGCAAGGCAGCCGAACCCTGGTCAGGATCTTGCTGTCGCTGTACCCCACCGCATCAGTGGGCGGTTGGGTACCCGTGCGTTATGCCCAGTTGTTCGACCAGATCCTCGCAGGGCTCGAGGCCTGCGTACCCACTGCAGATCCGAAATATCTGATCTTTCTGACCGATTTCATCAACTCCCTGCGCAAGCTGGAGAAGGGTACAGGCATGGACAAAAGCTTTATTGATTTCATCAACCAGTCTGACAATAAAAAGGGCGTTCTGCAGCTCTGTAAGGCTGTCAAGGATCTTCGCAATGATATGCGTAGCCACCTGGAAACGCTGGCGCGGGACTGGCCGCTTCCAGATTGTGCCAAAGGATTGAAATGGCAGTTCTGGCCTGACCCCGATTCACTGGCGGATGTGCTCTTCCTGCACCTTCCCCTCAAAACAGGTAATAAGCTGGTGCTGGACCTTGTGCTGGAGCCCAGTGGCTGGAGGCTCGATATCCGTGGCGAGCCGCGTCCCGCCATGACTGCTACGGCCAGAGGTATTCTGGAGAACTTGGCAATAACAGGCTGGAAGGAAGTGTCGGACGGGCGCTTCCTGCTTGCAAATTTCCCCGGCTATGGTGGTGACCTCGGCCTGATCTCTCAGGCCATGAATGGCTGGATCGAGGCGCTCTGCGGATCTCTAGTGCTAGCACCGGTAAGCAAATAA
- a CDS encoding SDR family oxidoreductase — protein MTNLAGKRAWVTGASSGIGEATAIALAKAGAEVVLSARREERLREVAQSIQNAGGKAQIKPVDVADRSAMEQLGKALESMGGIDILINNAGLMPLAPMLDGRVDEWEQMIDINIKGLLYAINAVLPGMAQRKRGHIVNLGSVAGRVTFTGGAVYCGTKFAVRAISDALRKEGTQFGLRVTDIQPGAVATELPLSIRSEAVREMATGAGGFYGPDTEILQAEDIANAILYAVTQPPHVDVSELLIRPQRQEV, from the coding sequence ATGACGAACTTAGCGGGCAAGCGCGCCTGGGTCACCGGCGCATCCAGTGGTATCGGCGAGGCCACGGCTATTGCATTGGCCAAGGCAGGCGCAGAGGTGGTGCTCTCGGCCCGGCGCGAGGAGCGCTTGCGAGAGGTCGCGCAAAGCATCCAGAACGCAGGCGGCAAGGCGCAGATCAAACCTGTGGATGTAGCGGATCGCAGCGCCATGGAGCAGCTCGGCAAGGCACTCGAATCCATGGGCGGCATCGATATCCTCATCAACAACGCCGGTCTGATGCCGCTTGCGCCCATGCTCGATGGTCGCGTGGACGAGTGGGAGCAGATGATCGACATCAACATCAAGGGCCTGCTCTACGCCATCAACGCCGTACTGCCGGGCATGGCCCAGCGCAAACGCGGGCACATCGTCAATCTCGGTTCGGTGGCCGGGCGCGTGACCTTCACCGGCGGCGCGGTCTACTGTGGCACCAAGTTCGCGGTGCGCGCCATCTCCGACGCCCTGCGCAAGGAAGGCACGCAATTTGGGCTACGTGTGACCGACATCCAGCCGGGTGCTGTGGCGACCGAACTACCCCTGTCGATCCGCTCGGAAGCGGTGCGCGAGATGGCCACCGGCGCCGGCGGCTTCTACGGACCGGACACCGAGATCCTGCAGGCCGAGGATATCGCCAATGCCATCCTCTACGCCGTCACTCAGCCGCCGCATGTGGATGTCAGCGAACTGCTGATCCGCCCGCAGCGCCAGGAGGTTTGA
- a CDS encoding HTH domain-containing protein, with translation MRSGKKSELERAGEKHKPVEDRPNLPAREHAPAKDVIGTESVEAFFARGKETARKADAGLPIAPSRRISFEDPRDLAAVLTPRRIELLRAVRRHASSITEIAAELSRDRRAVARDVALMKRYGLLKVKTELNPSHGRRTRVEAEAASFELRATL, from the coding sequence ATGCGATCTGGCAAGAAGAGTGAGCTCGAACGGGCCGGCGAAAAACATAAGCCAGTTGAAGATCGGCCAAATCTACCCGCGCGGGAACATGCGCCGGCAAAAGATGTCATCGGCACCGAATCGGTAGAGGCGTTTTTTGCCCGTGGCAAGGAAACCGCCCGGAAAGCCGATGCGGGGCTACCAATTGCGCCGTCCCGGCGCATCAGCTTCGAGGATCCCAGGGATTTAGCAGCTGTTTTGACGCCGCGTCGAATTGAGCTTCTGCGCGCTGTCCGAAGACATGCCAGTTCCATTACGGAAATTGCCGCCGAGCTTTCCCGCGATCGCCGGGCTGTTGCACGGGATGTCGCACTCATGAAACGTTATGGCTTGCTAAAGGTTAAAACTGAACTCAATCCCAGCCACGGTCGGCGCACAAGGGTCGAGGCAGAAGCCGCATCTTTCGAGCTGCGCGCAACCTTGTAA
- a CDS encoding S-(hydroxymethyl)glutathione dehydrogenase/class III alcohol dehydrogenase yields the protein MDVRAAVAFQAGKPLSIETVQLQGPRAGEVLVEIKATGVCHTDAFTLSGADPEGLFPAILGHEGAGVVVEVGPGVKSVKPGDHVIPLYTPECRECEYCLNPKTNLCQAIRPTQGRGVMPDGSSRFSINGEMIHHYMGTSTFANYTVLPEIAVAKIREDAPFDKVCYIGCGVTTGIGAVIYTAKVEPGSKVVVFGLGGIGLNVIQGARMAGADMIVGVDINPAKRELAERFGMTHFVNPREVEGDLVPYLVDITKGGADYSFECVGNSTLMRQALECAHKGWGTSVIIGVAGAGEEISTRPFQLVTGRNWRGSAFGGARGRTDVPKIVDWYMEGKINIDDLITHVMPLERINDAFDLMHEGKSIRSVITF from the coding sequence ATGGACGTACGCGCAGCAGTCGCCTTTCAGGCCGGCAAGCCCCTTTCCATCGAAACCGTGCAGTTGCAAGGCCCCCGGGCCGGCGAGGTGCTGGTCGAGATCAAGGCCACCGGGGTCTGTCATACCGATGCCTTCACCTTGTCCGGCGCCGACCCCGAGGGCCTGTTTCCGGCCATCCTCGGCCATGAGGGCGCGGGCGTGGTGGTGGAGGTCGGGCCGGGCGTCAAGTCGGTCAAGCCGGGCGACCACGTCATCCCGCTCTACACCCCCGAGTGCCGCGAATGCGAGTATTGCCTCAACCCCAAGACCAACCTCTGTCAGGCGATTCGCCCCACCCAGGGCCGGGGCGTGATGCCCGATGGCAGCAGCCGCTTTTCGATCAATGGCGAGATGATCCATCACTACATGGGCACGTCCACCTTCGCCAACTACACGGTGCTACCCGAGATCGCGGTGGCCAAGATCCGCGAGGACGCGCCCTTTGACAAGGTCTGCTACATCGGCTGCGGCGTGACCACCGGCATCGGCGCGGTAATCTATACCGCCAAGGTCGAGCCCGGCAGCAAGGTGGTGGTCTTTGGCCTGGGCGGCATCGGGCTCAATGTGATCCAGGGCGCGCGCATGGCCGGCGCCGACATGATCGTGGGCGTGGACATCAATCCCGCCAAGCGCGAACTGGCCGAGAGGTTCGGCATGACTCACTTCGTGAATCCGCGTGAGGTCGAGGGCGACCTGGTGCCCTATCTGGTCGATATCACCAAAGGCGGCGCGGATTACAGCTTCGAGTGCGTCGGCAACTCGACCCTGATGCGTCAGGCCCTGGAGTGCGCCCATAAGGGCTGGGGCACCAGCGTGATCATCGGCGTGGCCGGCGCCGGCGAGGAGATCAGCACCCGGCCCTTCCAGCTCGTCACCGGGCGCAACTGGCGCGGCTCGGCCTTCGGCGGCGCGCGCGGGCGCACCGATGTCCCGAAGATCGTGGACTGGTACATGGAGGGCAAGATCAATATCGATGATCTAATCACCCACGTCATGCCCCTGGAGCGCATCAACGATGCCTTTGACCTGATGCACGAGGGCAAGTCCATCCGCAGCGTCATCACCTTCTAG
- a CDS encoding cupin domain-containing protein, translating to MLINADHAERVAIDTNNIPWQPSPLPGVERKMLERNGAEQARATSIVRYAPGARFSQHNHPRGEEILVLEGTFADELGEYPAGTYLRNPHNSVHAPYSPDGCVLLVKLRYQDPADSQRVVIDTHSAAWRPGLEEGLTVLPLAEFATEHTALVRWQPGTHFQPHRHYGGEEIFVLDGVFQDEFGDYPAGTWLRSPHMSQHQPFSEPGCLIFVKVGHLEG from the coding sequence ATGCTCATCAATGCCGACCATGCCGAGCGTGTCGCCATCGACACCAACAATATACCCTGGCAGCCCTCACCTTTACCGGGCGTGGAGCGCAAGATGCTGGAGCGCAATGGCGCGGAGCAGGCGCGCGCCACCTCCATCGTCCGCTATGCGCCAGGCGCGCGGTTCAGCCAGCACAACCATCCCCGGGGCGAGGAGATCCTGGTGCTGGAGGGCACCTTCGCCGATGAACTCGGTGAATATCCCGCCGGTACCTATCTGCGCAATCCACACAACTCCGTGCACGCGCCCTACAGCCCGGACGGCTGCGTGCTGCTGGTGAAGCTGCGCTATCAGGACCCCGCCGATAGCCAGCGCGTGGTCATCGATACCCATAGCGCCGCCTGGCGCCCCGGCCTGGAGGAGGGCCTGACGGTACTGCCGCTGGCGGAATTCGCCACCGAGCACACCGCGCTGGTGCGCTGGCAGCCGGGTACGCATTTCCAGCCGCACCGGCATTACGGCGGTGAAGAGATCTTCGTCTTGGACGGCGTTTTTCAGGATGAGTTCGGCGATTACCCGGCCGGTACCTGGCTGCGCAGCCCGCACATGAGCCAGCACCAGCCCTTCAGCGAGCCGGGTTGCTTGATTTTCGTGAAGGTCGGGCATCTGGAGGGGTAG
- a CDS encoding ATP-binding protein — protein MLELGTPPQSVRRRMLDGAFHNLPVSPEWLQRTSRIESLTPAQIQRAARIASHLDDYPGDRLEPVLSRVLDEGLRLSGPVATGGQVPALDYRLDALNADHALPDLAEGLAKLRSGRIALYGPPGTGKSAFAHYLGQTLDMPVLQRRASDLLGRYVGDTEAAIARMFQTARQQGALLLVDEADSFLQDRAQAREHWQLTQVNELLVQMEAYEGLLVMSTNLMERLDPAVLRRFDLKIRFDYLTPAQAGKLWEALLKSLQLPLRDGMPERRELARLERLTPGDFATVQRKLRLLPQAVSPQRVLEALAAECQAKPGAKQRIGFM, from the coding sequence GTGCTCGAACTCGGTACCCCGCCGCAATCGGTGCGCCGGCGCATGCTCGATGGCGCATTTCACAACCTGCCGGTCTCGCCCGAGTGGCTGCAGCGTACCAGCCGTATCGAGTCACTGACGCCCGCGCAGATCCAGCGCGCCGCCCGCATCGCTAGCCATCTTGACGACTACCCGGGCGACAGGCTGGAGCCGGTACTCAGCCGCGTGCTCGATGAGGGCCTGCGCCTGAGCGGCCCGGTTGCCACTGGCGGCCAGGTCCCGGCACTCGACTACCGGCTCGACGCCCTGAATGCCGATCACGCCCTGCCTGATCTCGCCGAGGGCCTGGCAAAGCTGCGCAGTGGCCGCATTGCCCTCTATGGCCCACCCGGCACCGGCAAGAGCGCCTTTGCCCATTACCTCGGCCAGACGCTCGACATGCCCGTGCTGCAGCGCCGCGCCTCCGACCTGCTGGGCCGCTATGTCGGCGATACCGAAGCCGCCATTGCCCGCATGTTCCAGACTGCCCGTCAGCAAGGGGCCCTGCTGCTGGTGGACGAGGCCGACAGCTTTCTGCAGGATCGCGCTCAGGCCCGCGAGCACTGGCAGCTCACGCAGGTCAATGAGCTTCTGGTGCAGATGGAGGCCTACGAGGGCCTGCTGGTCATGTCCACCAACCTCATGGAACGGCTCGATCCGGCCGTTCTGCGCCGTTTCGACCTGAAGATCCGTTTCGATTACCTCACACCCGCCCAGGCTGGCAAGCTCTGGGAAGCATTGCTCAAAAGCCTGCAATTGCCCCTGCGTGACGGCATGCCCGAGCGCCGCGAGCTTGCCCGTCTCGAGCGGCTCACGCCGGGTGACTTTGCCACCGTGCAACGCAAGCTGCGCCTGTTGCCGCAGGCTGTCAGCCCGCAGCGCGTGCTGGAAGCACTGGCCGCCGAGTGTCAGGCCAAGCCCGGCGCGAAGCAGCGGATAGGATTCATGTGA
- a CDS encoding AAA family ATPase, with amino-acid sequence MLATMLDQPVDAIAAALAHGATLPRTGLLWIDDKSLFRMSNKLELLSELQEVLLDANFNVQFLLQYFFADSRSSRLLPGDFSHIEQDFGLLHDYLKAAQARGTKGVNILLYGPPGTGKSELARVLASECGLSAYEVADQDRHGNPIKGEKRFRAFQLGQHLLARSRKHLLIFDEIEDVFPDFGPFGDLRESQHKSWLNRLLESNPVPAIWISNIVHQIDPAALRPSISCSNSVPRRNRCAGACSMAHFTTCRSRPSGCSVPAVSSH; translated from the coding sequence GTGCTCGCCACCATGCTCGACCAGCCAGTGGATGCCATTGCCGCAGCCCTCGCACATGGGGCTACCCTGCCGCGTACCGGCCTGCTCTGGATCGACGACAAGAGCCTGTTTCGCATGTCCAACAAGCTCGAACTCCTGTCCGAACTGCAGGAGGTCCTGCTCGACGCCAACTTCAATGTCCAGTTCCTGCTGCAATACTTCTTTGCCGATAGCCGCAGCAGCCGCCTGCTGCCGGGTGACTTCAGTCACATTGAACAGGACTTCGGGCTGCTGCACGACTATCTGAAAGCCGCCCAGGCACGCGGCACCAAGGGCGTGAACATCCTGCTCTATGGCCCGCCGGGTACCGGCAAGAGCGAACTGGCCCGGGTACTTGCCAGCGAATGCGGTCTCAGCGCCTATGAAGTGGCGGACCAGGATCGTCACGGCAACCCCATCAAGGGCGAAAAACGTTTTCGCGCCTTTCAGCTCGGGCAGCACTTGCTGGCGCGTAGCCGCAAGCACCTCCTGATCTTTGACGAAATCGAGGACGTCTTCCCTGATTTCGGGCCCTTCGGCGACCTGCGGGAAAGCCAGCATAAGTCCTGGCTCAACCGCCTGCTCGAAAGCAACCCCGTGCCTGCCATCTGGATCAGCAACATCGTCCATCAGATCGATCCCGCCGCCCTGCGCCCTTCGATCTCGTGCTCGAACTCGGTACCCCGCCGCAATCGGTGCGCCGGCGCATGCTCGATGGCGCATTTCACAACCTGCCGGTCTCGCCCGAGTGGCTGCAGCGTACCAGCCGTATCGAGTCACTGA
- a CDS encoding DUF6516 family protein → MGKKQPKKITKSAALQKVVDERFQRKGGGILRREVWRNASGQVVAYNLAYINTRLCGVDNGRILGYDNNHGHHHRHFRGAVEDVEFTSYEDIETRFQEECYAIWQEE, encoded by the coding sequence ATGGGCAAAAAGCAGCCAAAGAAAATCACAAAGTCAGCGGCTTTGCAGAAGGTGGTTGATGAAAGATTTCAGCGAAAGGGCGGCGGAATTCTTCGCCGCGAGGTATGGCGGAACGCCTCGGGCCAGGTAGTTGCTTATAATCTGGCATACATCAATACCAGGTTGTGTGGCGTGGATAATGGCCGGATCCTTGGCTACGACAACAATCATGGCCATCACCACCGCCATTTCCGGGGTGCGGTAGAGGATGTGGAGTTCACCAGCTACGAAGATATCGAAACCCGGTTCCAGGAGGAGTGTTATGCGATCTGGCAAGAAGAGTGA
- a CDS encoding GmrSD restriction endonuclease domain-containing protein, whose protein sequence is MSTFDSTKRLLPDILGDIVKGKVQLPDFQRGWVWDDEHVRGLLVSIARSFPVGAVMLLETGGEARFQVRPVENVPFFGLPPEAESLILDGQQRLTSLTQVLALKGTVKTRDNKGKPIERYYYLHILTALEGPDRLDDALLAVEPDRKQKANFGRDVVLDLSSRELECRQLYFPCSEILNSDSWEESLQEHAPECFGQYMRFRKEILTAFRSYQLPLIELKKETSKEAVCLVFEKVNTGGVPLSVFELITASYAADGYNLRDDWFGSNLRNVPSRQRRLFREPLLAGVEATDFLQAVTLLYTLERRREDIAAGRKDKQITPVSAKRSAILSLPLAAYRDWAEQVEKGFMLAAKFLRKECLTNPRDLPYRTQLAPLAAVLALLGERWLEPRIHTKLARWYWCGVLGELYGGAVETRIANDVEELLSWIEGGADEPRTIADAAFQPDRLDRLTSRLSAAYKGINVLVLREGARDFFWKANIKELDAEEVALDIHHIFPRDWCEKQGIRRKQYDAIINKTPISYKANRMIGGAAPSLYLKRLQQHQQVQLVDTAMDDILASHCIPAQTLRNDDFNEFYHMRKQALLNLIEQVMGKRVIADSEPASSDESSEGQEWRS, encoded by the coding sequence ATGAGCACTTTTGATAGTACCAAGCGTCTGTTGCCCGATATCCTGGGTGACATCGTCAAGGGCAAGGTTCAGCTGCCGGATTTTCAGCGTGGCTGGGTTTGGGATGATGAGCATGTGCGTGGGCTTCTCGTCAGCATTGCCCGCTCATTTCCAGTTGGTGCGGTCATGCTGCTGGAAACTGGTGGCGAAGCCCGCTTTCAGGTGCGGCCAGTGGAGAATGTGCCTTTTTTCGGTTTACCGCCGGAAGCGGAATCCCTGATCCTTGATGGTCAGCAGCGTCTTACTTCCTTGACCCAGGTGCTGGCCCTCAAGGGCACGGTCAAGACGCGTGATAACAAAGGCAAGCCAATCGAGCGTTACTATTATCTGCACATTTTAACCGCCTTGGAAGGGCCGGATCGGCTGGATGACGCCTTGCTCGCCGTCGAGCCGGATCGCAAGCAGAAGGCCAACTTCGGTCGTGACGTGGTGCTGGATCTGTCCAGTCGCGAGTTGGAGTGTCGCCAGCTTTATTTCCCCTGCAGCGAGATTCTTAACTCGGACAGTTGGGAAGAAAGCCTGCAGGAACACGCGCCCGAGTGCTTCGGCCAGTACATGAGATTTCGCAAGGAAATCCTTACTGCATTTCGTAGCTACCAGCTGCCACTTATAGAGCTGAAAAAGGAAACCTCCAAGGAAGCGGTTTGTCTGGTCTTTGAGAAAGTGAATACCGGCGGTGTGCCGCTTTCAGTCTTCGAGCTTATAACGGCCAGCTATGCTGCTGACGGATACAATTTGCGCGATGACTGGTTCGGGAGCAATTTGCGTAATGTGCCTTCACGTCAACGTCGTTTGTTCAGGGAACCCTTGCTGGCCGGGGTAGAGGCCACTGACTTTCTTCAGGCAGTTACTTTACTGTACACTTTGGAACGTCGCCGGGAAGATATTGCCGCAGGGCGGAAGGATAAGCAGATAACACCTGTCAGTGCCAAACGGTCGGCCATTCTCTCGTTGCCTTTGGCGGCTTACCGGGATTGGGCAGAGCAGGTAGAAAAAGGATTTATGCTGGCCGCGAAATTCCTGCGTAAGGAATGCCTCACCAATCCGCGTGATCTGCCTTATCGAACTCAGCTCGCGCCCTTGGCTGCCGTACTGGCATTGCTTGGGGAACGCTGGCTGGAGCCGCGCATCCATACCAAGCTGGCACGATGGTATTGGTGCGGTGTTCTGGGTGAACTTTATGGTGGGGCAGTTGAGACCCGCATCGCCAATGATGTGGAAGAACTATTGAGCTGGATCGAAGGGGGCGCAGACGAGCCTCGTACCATCGCTGACGCCGCTTTTCAGCCAGACCGCCTGGATCGCCTGACATCTCGCCTCAGTGCAGCCTACAAGGGAATCAATGTGCTGGTTCTGCGCGAAGGAGCCCGGGATTTCTTCTGGAAGGCCAATATTAAGGAGTTGGACGCCGAGGAAGTGGCGCTGGACATTCATCACATTTTTCCTCGTGACTGGTGTGAGAAACAGGGCATCAGGCGAAAACAGTACGATGCAATCATCAACAAAACGCCCATTTCTTACAAAGCCAACCGAATGATCGGTGGTGCAGCACCATCGCTTTATCTAAAGCGCCTGCAACAGCATCAACAGGTTCAGCTTGTAGACACAGCAATGGATGACATTCTGGCTAGTCACTGCATTCCTGCTCAGACATTGCGTAACGATGACTTCAATGAGTTCTATCATATGCGGAAGCAAGCACTTTTGAACCTGATCGAACAGGTAATGGGAAAACGCGTGATTGCTGATAGCGAACCAGCATCTAGTGATGAAAGTAGTGAAGGTCAAGAGTGGCGATCTTGA